One genomic region from Vanacampus margaritifer isolate UIUO_Vmar chromosome 2, RoL_Vmar_1.0, whole genome shotgun sequence encodes:
- the ddx42 gene encoding ATP-dependent RNA helicase DDX42 isoform X2 has protein sequence MAENPTAGLTQEEEEENVDYDSDGNPIAPIAKKIILPLPPIDHSEIDYPPFEKNFYNEHEELSSLTGIQVVELRQKLNLRISGAAPPKPCTSFAHFSFDEQLMHQIRKSEYTQPTPIQCQGVPIALSGRDMIGIAKTGSGKTAAFIWPMLVHIMDQKELEPGDGPIGIIVCPTRELCQQIHAECKRFGKAYSLRSVAVYGGGSMWEQAKALQEGAEIVVCTPGRLIDHVKKKATSLQRVSYLVFDEADRMFDMGFEYQVRSIASHVRPDRQTLLFSATFRKKIERLARDILMDPIRVVQGDIGEANEDITQVVEMLPSSTDKWSWLTRRLVEFTSSGSVLIFVTKKANSDELATNLMQEGYSLGLLHGDMDQSERNKVISDFKKQNLPVLVATDVAARGLDIPSIRTVVNYDVARDIDTHTHRIGRTGRAGEKGVAYTLLTSKDTTFAGDLVRNLEGANQSVSKELMDLALQNPWFRKSRFKGGKGKKLNIGGGGLGYKERPGLGADTSDRSSTSSVLSSLSGYEGFNKPSSGAMGDRISAMRQAFQAQYKSHFVAASGNPPKLSSKCSSSSGWTSAGSLSSVPTESVSGAERAQAVAASFAMPGFTSAGSLSTVSSAQSSVPTPSRERSDRDRERDRGSHHGDNRNGDESRRDKEDRKSKRDKGDDSFAVPEPPKRRKSRWDN, from the exons ATGGCCGAGAACCCCACCGCCGGCCTGAcgcaagaggaggaggaggagaatgtGGACTACGACAGCGACGGCAACCCTATAGCCCCCATCGCCAAGAAAATCATTTTGCCCCTGCCTCCTATCGACCATTCAGAG ATTGATTATCCGCCATTTGAGAAAAACTTCTACAATGAGCATGAGGAGCTCAGCAGCTTGACCGGAATTCAGGTGGTAGAACTACGGCAAAAGCTCAACTTGCGA ATATCTGGCGCCGCACCGCCTAAACCATGTACTAGTTTCGCCCACTTCAGCTTTGATGAGCAGCTGATGCATCAGATCCGCAAGTCCGAGTATACTCAGCCCACTCCCATCCAGTGCCAG GGCGTGCCGATCGCTCTGTCGGGCCGCGACATGATCGGTATCGCCAAAACTGGCAGTGGAAAGACGGCGGCGTTTATCTGGCCCATGTTGGTGCACATCATGGACCAGAAGGAGCTGGAGCCCGGAGACGGACCCATCGGCATCATCGTATGCCCTACCAGGGAGCTCTGTCAGCAG ATCCATGCTGAATGCAAGCGCTTTGGAAAAGCGTACTCTCTGCGCTCAGTGGCGGTGTACGGAGGAGGCAGCATGTGGGAGCAGGCCAAAGCACTGCAAGAAGGCGCAGAGATTGTGGTGTGCACCCCG GGTCGTCTGATCGACCACGTTAAAAAGAAGGCCACGTCCCTGCAGAGAGTGTCCTACCTTGTATTTGATGAAGCGGACCGCATGTTTGATATGGGCTTTG aGTATCAAGTTCGATCCATCGCAAGCCATGTGCGTCCTGACAGACAGA CCCTTCTGTTTAGCGCCACGTTCCGGAAGAAGATTGAGAGACTGGCCAGGGACATCCTGATGGATCCCATCCGCGTGGTGCAGGGAGACATCGGAGAG gCCAACGAGGACATAACACAGGTGGTAGAGATGCTGCCGAGCAGCACAGACAAGTGGAGCTGGCTGACGCGGCGCCTGGTGGAGTTTACGTCCAGCGGCTCGGTGCTGATCTTCGTCACCAAGAAGGCCAATTCGGATGAGCTGGCCACCAATCTCATGCAGGAGGGCTACAGCCTGGGCTTGCTGCACGGCGACATGGACCAGAGCGAGAGGAACAAGGTCATAAGTGACTTCAAGAAGCAGAACTTGCCTGTCCTGGTGGCCACTGATGTTGCCG CCCGCGGTCTGGACATCCCGTCCATCCGCACGGTGGTCAACTACGATGTGGCGCGGGACATCGACACGCACACGCACCGCATTGGCCGGACGGGTAGAGCTGGTGAAAAGGGCGTGGCTTACACCCTGCTAACCAGCAAGGATACCACCTTTGCCGGGGACCTGGTGCGCAACCTGGAGGGCGCCAATCAGAGTGTCTCCAAAGAACTGATGGATTTGGCCTTACAG AATCCGTGGTTTAGGAAGTCCAGATTCAAAGGGGGTAAAGGAAAGAAGCTGAACATCGGCGGAGGAGGACTCGGTTACAAAGAGAGACCAGGATTGGGTGCTGACACTTCC GATCGCAGCAGCACCAGCAGCGTGTTGTCTTCCTTGAGCGGCTACGAGGGTTTCAACAAGCCCAGCAGCGGGGCCATGGGAGACCGCATATCTGCCATGAGACAAGCCTTCCAG GCTCAGTATAAGAGTCATTTTGTGGCGGCGTCCGGCAACCCGCCCAAGCTCAGCTCCAAGTGCAGCAGTTCGTCCGGTTGGACCAGCGCCGGCAGCTTGAGCTCGGTGCCCACGGAGTCGGTCAGCGGCGCGGAGCGGGCTCAGGCCGTCGCCGCCTCTTTTGCCATGCCGGGCTTCACCAGCGCCGGCTCCCTAAGCACCGTGTCCTCCGCACAGAGCAGCGTCCCCACGCCCTCGCGAGAACGCAGCGATCGTGATCGAGAAAGGGACCGCGGCAGCCACCACGGCGACAACCGTAACGGCGATGAAAGCAGGCGGGATAAAGAGGACAGAAAGAGCAAGAGGGACAAAGGAGACGATAGCTTTGCCGTACCCGAGCCGCCAAAACGTAGAAAGAGCAGGTGGGACAACTAA
- the ddx42 gene encoding ATP-dependent RNA helicase DDX42 isoform X1: MNWNKGGPGVKRGFGFGGFSLGGGKKEESSPPQKSHGSFGPPGSSGYGKNQLPSFYKIGTKRGNFDEENAYFEDDEEESSSNVDLPYIPAENSPTRLQMKSGGSDSEDDPLDAFMAEVENQAAKDIKKIEEKSAKGIRDDIEEEDEQEAYFRYMAENPTAGLTQEEEEENVDYDSDGNPIAPIAKKIILPLPPIDHSEIDYPPFEKNFYNEHEELSSLTGIQVVELRQKLNLRISGAAPPKPCTSFAHFSFDEQLMHQIRKSEYTQPTPIQCQGVPIALSGRDMIGIAKTGSGKTAAFIWPMLVHIMDQKELEPGDGPIGIIVCPTRELCQQIHAECKRFGKAYSLRSVAVYGGGSMWEQAKALQEGAEIVVCTPGRLIDHVKKKATSLQRVSYLVFDEADRMFDMGFEYQVRSIASHVRPDRQTLLFSATFRKKIERLARDILMDPIRVVQGDIGEANEDITQVVEMLPSSTDKWSWLTRRLVEFTSSGSVLIFVTKKANSDELATNLMQEGYSLGLLHGDMDQSERNKVISDFKKQNLPVLVATDVAARGLDIPSIRTVVNYDVARDIDTHTHRIGRTGRAGEKGVAYTLLTSKDTTFAGDLVRNLEGANQSVSKELMDLALQNPWFRKSRFKGGKGKKLNIGGGGLGYKERPGLGADTSDRSSTSSVLSSLSGYEGFNKPSSGAMGDRISAMRQAFQAQYKSHFVAASGNPPKLSSKCSSSSGWTSAGSLSSVPTESVSGAERAQAVAASFAMPGFTSAGSLSTVSSAQSSVPTPSRERSDRDRERDRGSHHGDNRNGDESRRDKEDRKSKRDKGDDSFAVPEPPKRRKSRWDN; this comes from the exons ATGAATTGGAACAAAGGCGGTCCCGGCGTAAAGCGCGGCTTCGGCTTTGGGGGCTTTTCCCTCGGTGGTGGGAAGAAAGAGGAATCATCACCCCCCCAGAAATCCCATGGGTCGTTTGGGCCACCAGGATCGAGCGGCTACGGGAAGAACCAACTGCCGTCGTTCTACAAAATTGGTACCAAAAGAGGCAATTTCGACGAGGAGAACGC GTACTTTGAGGACGATGAGGAGGAGTCCAGCAGCAACGTGGACCTGCCGTACATCCCAGCAGAAAACTCGCCAACGCGGCTGCAGATGAAGTCTGGCGGATCGGACAGTGAGGACGATCCCCTCGACGCCTTTATGGCTGAAGTTGAG AATCAAGCGGCAAAGGACATTAAGAAAATCGAGGAAAAGTCAGCCAA ggGTATTCGTGATGAcattgaagaagaagatgaacaa GAGGCCTACTTCCGCTACATGGCCGAGAACCCCACCGCCGGCCTGAcgcaagaggaggaggaggagaatgtGGACTACGACAGCGACGGCAACCCTATAGCCCCCATCGCCAAGAAAATCATTTTGCCCCTGCCTCCTATCGACCATTCAGAG ATTGATTATCCGCCATTTGAGAAAAACTTCTACAATGAGCATGAGGAGCTCAGCAGCTTGACCGGAATTCAGGTGGTAGAACTACGGCAAAAGCTCAACTTGCGA ATATCTGGCGCCGCACCGCCTAAACCATGTACTAGTTTCGCCCACTTCAGCTTTGATGAGCAGCTGATGCATCAGATCCGCAAGTCCGAGTATACTCAGCCCACTCCCATCCAGTGCCAG GGCGTGCCGATCGCTCTGTCGGGCCGCGACATGATCGGTATCGCCAAAACTGGCAGTGGAAAGACGGCGGCGTTTATCTGGCCCATGTTGGTGCACATCATGGACCAGAAGGAGCTGGAGCCCGGAGACGGACCCATCGGCATCATCGTATGCCCTACCAGGGAGCTCTGTCAGCAG ATCCATGCTGAATGCAAGCGCTTTGGAAAAGCGTACTCTCTGCGCTCAGTGGCGGTGTACGGAGGAGGCAGCATGTGGGAGCAGGCCAAAGCACTGCAAGAAGGCGCAGAGATTGTGGTGTGCACCCCG GGTCGTCTGATCGACCACGTTAAAAAGAAGGCCACGTCCCTGCAGAGAGTGTCCTACCTTGTATTTGATGAAGCGGACCGCATGTTTGATATGGGCTTTG aGTATCAAGTTCGATCCATCGCAAGCCATGTGCGTCCTGACAGACAGA CCCTTCTGTTTAGCGCCACGTTCCGGAAGAAGATTGAGAGACTGGCCAGGGACATCCTGATGGATCCCATCCGCGTGGTGCAGGGAGACATCGGAGAG gCCAACGAGGACATAACACAGGTGGTAGAGATGCTGCCGAGCAGCACAGACAAGTGGAGCTGGCTGACGCGGCGCCTGGTGGAGTTTACGTCCAGCGGCTCGGTGCTGATCTTCGTCACCAAGAAGGCCAATTCGGATGAGCTGGCCACCAATCTCATGCAGGAGGGCTACAGCCTGGGCTTGCTGCACGGCGACATGGACCAGAGCGAGAGGAACAAGGTCATAAGTGACTTCAAGAAGCAGAACTTGCCTGTCCTGGTGGCCACTGATGTTGCCG CCCGCGGTCTGGACATCCCGTCCATCCGCACGGTGGTCAACTACGATGTGGCGCGGGACATCGACACGCACACGCACCGCATTGGCCGGACGGGTAGAGCTGGTGAAAAGGGCGTGGCTTACACCCTGCTAACCAGCAAGGATACCACCTTTGCCGGGGACCTGGTGCGCAACCTGGAGGGCGCCAATCAGAGTGTCTCCAAAGAACTGATGGATTTGGCCTTACAG AATCCGTGGTTTAGGAAGTCCAGATTCAAAGGGGGTAAAGGAAAGAAGCTGAACATCGGCGGAGGAGGACTCGGTTACAAAGAGAGACCAGGATTGGGTGCTGACACTTCC GATCGCAGCAGCACCAGCAGCGTGTTGTCTTCCTTGAGCGGCTACGAGGGTTTCAACAAGCCCAGCAGCGGGGCCATGGGAGACCGCATATCTGCCATGAGACAAGCCTTCCAG GCTCAGTATAAGAGTCATTTTGTGGCGGCGTCCGGCAACCCGCCCAAGCTCAGCTCCAAGTGCAGCAGTTCGTCCGGTTGGACCAGCGCCGGCAGCTTGAGCTCGGTGCCCACGGAGTCGGTCAGCGGCGCGGAGCGGGCTCAGGCCGTCGCCGCCTCTTTTGCCATGCCGGGCTTCACCAGCGCCGGCTCCCTAAGCACCGTGTCCTCCGCACAGAGCAGCGTCCCCACGCCCTCGCGAGAACGCAGCGATCGTGATCGAGAAAGGGACCGCGGCAGCCACCACGGCGACAACCGTAACGGCGATGAAAGCAGGCGGGATAAAGAGGACAGAAAGAGCAAGAGGGACAAAGGAGACGATAGCTTTGCCGTACCCGAGCCGCCAAAACGTAGAAAGAGCAGGTGGGACAACTAA